The following are encoded together in the Solenopsis invicta isolate M01_SB chromosome 14, UNIL_Sinv_3.0, whole genome shotgun sequence genome:
- the LOC105199914 gene encoding uncharacterized protein DDB_G0284459 isoform X1: MRAMWFRPEMSSIFYVESDREAIKAAKDEMEIEVRTLKEELARTQDALKTATKKCRELVRELDHRTAGHESERILRDQQLSRILRALLFLEARLKQEQKSIRQMLSEKDNVIRNQQLEIAMLRRYTKNYIKSKRDRTASDTDVEINANVDKNLQKDFGNLQREMLQENGIGKEIASLKCEIITRLNPASSGILDELDRNSVRKTHSFAGSDISKVSLTSSENTDASIVTTTTEGSPSLLSTEGFCEGESTDVSPGSTLNKCSSRCTPTTVTDSENETTMIVDENEEDVTEENGTTMVPTKRRTKGQKTSSKGADVIEVVGIARTESKDDGMDCNFVSEDEEQTNTRISNQEGDTEEPIYINACNEVNERNLQRTEQSRTREDYSNNNNIEVKIETSELTVEDTSGNWYSDPDEDRLNDDVFRHSTYRPNSNHNSVLECVNQILLQDMEEEENSMLSVPRRFKHRGRIVHFQPARLSDIESVGSEMERKNSEESVTDNKDPSREEETVENEANASEDEFGMRIVQKEPDDDDDEDDGSKDSKAIPLVIIEPKIDVEETRKILTKSQASNPPLKMERIEEKTCLQMSARGLTIAKNLDYEDIESLPEITTTSPTPPRTPPALPPKPQFRNNTLILKKIPSPSFLIDEKRQQDAGGADPAKRSILGLVSSSSKTARSLNLEETKSSARSSARETKTREEGGGFWKNRFNHVRSSFQIRPKEPDQAKGAVRVTNIVRHFEEFKIGDPEEQTKDRNRPKDRHAELEHELDIRQNFEEFNLDECDLSDDPDRPEGDGSERLSHAGLNNAGQNENSIAKDNNNVPAVSNGTVNSNGEIGSSGYDHFLEATGLSNKSILTPSRLLSNHKSMLKPKDVKYKSRIKATAVLERHGVQTTSTGNTTTTHVRHWTGPFV; encoded by the exons aTGGAAATCGAAGTCCGGACGCTTAAGGAGGAACTGGCGCGGACCCAGGACGCCCTGAAGACCGCCACGAAGAAATGTCGGGAGCTGGTGAGGGAGCTGGACCACCGTACCGCTGGTCACGAGTCAGAGAGGATTCTGCGGGATCAGCAGCTCTCGAGGATACTGCGGGCGCTGCTGTTCCTGGAGGCGCGCCTCAAGCAGGAGCAAAAGTCGATCAGACAGATGCTCAGTGAGAAGGACAACGTCATTAGGAACCAACAACTGGAGATCGCGATGCTCAGGCGATATACAAAGAACTATATCAAGAGCAAGCGCGATCGAACGGCGTCAGACACCGATGTCGAAATCAATGCCAACGTTGACAAAAATTTGCAGAAGGACTTTGGCAATTTGCAA AGAGAAATGCTGCAGGAGAATGGCATTGGTAAAGAGATCGCAAGTCTGAAGTGCGAGATAATCACGCGGCTGAACCCGGCATCGTCCGGCATCCTGGACGAACTGGACCGCAACAGCGTGAGGAAGACGCACAGTTTCGCCGGCAGCGATATCTCGAAGGTCAGTCTGACCAGCAGCGAGAACACGGACGCGTCCATCGTCACGACGACAACGGAGGGTAGTCCTTCGTTGCTTAGCACGGAGGGCTTTTGCGAGGGCGAGAGCACGGACGTGTCGCCCGGCTCGACTCTCAACAAATGCTCGAGCAGATGCACGCCCACAACGGTGACTGACAGCGAAAACGAGACGACGATGATCGTGGATGAGAACGAGGAGGACGTAACGGAGGAGAATGGGACGACGATGGTGCCGACGAAGAGGCGGACGAAGGGCCAGAAGACGTCGTCCAAGGGCGCCGACGTGATCGAGGTGGTCGGTATCGCGAGGACAGAGAGCAAGGACGACGGGATGGACTGTAACTTCGTCTCGGAGGACGAGGAGCAAACCAACACGAGGATAAGTAATCAAGAGGGAGACACAGAGGAACCAATTTACATTAATGCCTGCAACGAGGTGAACGAGAGGAATCTGCAGCGAACGGAGCAATCGAGAACGAGAGAAGattatagcaataataacaatat CGAGGTGAAGATCGAGACGTCGGAGTTGACGGTGGAGGACACCAGTGGAAATTGGTACAGTGATCCGGATGAGGATCGGCTGAACGACGACGTTTTTAGGCACAGCACCTACCGGCCAAATAGCAATCATAATTCCGTGCTGGAGTGCGTAAATCAGATCCTGTTGCAGGAtatggaggaggaggagaactCGATGCTGTCGGTACCGCGCCGGTTCAAACATCGCGGTAGAATCGTGCATTTTCAGCCGGCCAGGTTGTCCGACATCGAGTCGGTGGGTTCAGAGATGGAGAGGAAAAATTCCGAGGAGTCCGTCACAGATAACAAGGATCCGTCGAGGGAGGAGGAGACCGTGGAGAACGAGGCGAACGCGTCTGAGGACGAGTTTGGCATGAGGATCGTCCAAAAGGAGCcggatgacgacgacgacgaagacgatgGTTCTAAGGACTCTAAGGCGATCCCGCTAGTCATCATTGAGCCCAAAATCGACGTCGAAGAGACGCGGAAGATCCTGACGAAATCCCAAGCGAGTAATCCTCCTTTAAAGATGGAGAGAATCGAGGAGAAGACCTGCCTGCAGATGTCGGCGAGGGGATTAACTATCGCCAAAAATCTGGATTACGAAGACATAGAATCATTACCGGAAATAACAACGACGTCACCGACGCCGCCCAGAACACCGCCGGCGTTGCCACCGAAGCCGCAGTTTCGCAACAACACACTGATCCTGAAGAAGATTCCTAGTCCATCGTTCCTGATTGATGAAAAAAGGCAGCAGGACGCGGGAGGCGCGGATCCTGCGAAAAGAAGCATTCTGGGATTGGTATCTTCGTCGTCAAAGACAGCGAGGAGCCTGAATCTGGAGGAAACGAAGAGTTCAGCCAGAAGCTCGGCGAGAGAAACGAAAACACGCGAAGAGGGTGGTGGATTCTGGAAGAACAGATTCAACCACGTGCGCTCATCCTTTCAGATAAGGCCAAAGGAGCCGGATCAGGCAAAGGGTGCGGTTAGAGTGACGAATATCGTCCGGCATTTTGAAGAGTTCAAGATCGGCGACCCCGAGGAACAGACGAAGGACAGAAATCGCCCGAAAGATCGCCATGCCGAGCTCGAGCAT GAGCTCGATATTCGGCAGAACTTCGAGGAATTCAATCTAGACGAGTGCGATCTGTCAGACGATCCTGACCGGCCTGAGGGTGACGGATCCGAGAGACTGAGTCATGCAGGACTCAACAACGCCGGTCAGAACGAGAACAGTATTGCCAAAGACAACAACAATGTTCCTGCTGTCAGCAACGGTACCGTTAACAGCAACGGCGAAATCGGAAGCAGCGGATACGATCACTTCCTGGAGGCGACCGGCCTCAGCAACAAGTCGATCCTCACACCGTCGAGATTGCTGAGCAATCATAAGAGCATGCTGAAGCCGAAGGATGTGAAGTATAAGAGCAGGATCAAGGCCACAGCAGTGCTGGAGAGGCACGGAGTACAGACGACTTCAACTGGCAATACGACGACTACGCACGTCAGGCACTGGACTGGACCGTTCGTCTGA